The window ATCAGTCCACAGAAATATTCCCGGAAAAAGTTGACGTATATTTCCAACCTGAAACGGAAGGTATAGCGACATGGCGCAGGCTCAGAAACACTCGCGATCTCACTCCAGACAGAGAACAAATGGCTTCAAGCTTGGGCGGGGCTCAGGAGTGCGCAGACACTCAAAAAATCGGTAGAGGCAAGAGGAAATCTGCTATACCTTACAGATATAATTTTGTAAGTTGTTATGTAAGTATATAAGGGAGGAAGTTTGATATATAGGTGGTTTTTAGGCTCATAAGTTGCTTATTGGAGGCATCACTGAGAAGAAGCATCCCAGCAGCATTAAATTGATGAACTCCTCACACCATTCCCCGCAGACCAATGCGGGATACTCGCGGCAGCCATCTGATGgaaatttttatcaatattgattttagtattgtttttaaaataaagaaatttagtATGCGAGCTTATTAAttcaatatattaattaattctcaTTATTATTCATGATTTATGCAAACCGCCGCGTTGTTTATCAGATTGTTTATGCCAACAACTAAGAATGTTGTTGGGCAAcaattctaaatttaattttattaagaaaaacaagATTTCCATAACAAGTCTTTTAACGCGATATTCAGTTCTCTATAAGGCGTCAACCAGTAAAAATGTCTGAACTAACGGTATTTATACTGCTATGGTGAGCTTATATACTATAtaaacctcaattttttttacagtatttgagTGGATTTGGCTCGGAATTATCCTCAGAAGACCAACGTTGTCCCGGCGCTCTGCCGAAGGACCAAAACAGCCCTCAGAAATGCCCTTATGGCCTCTACGCGGAGCAACTTTCTGGGAGCGCTTTTACTGCCCCAAGGGCGGAAAATAGGTACACGGTTTCCAAGGAGAttcttatttgttaataaatatattttttaggagGAGCTGGTTGTATAGGATTCGCCCTTCCGCAGGCCATAAGCCCTTTAGAAGATTTTTAAGTGAGGCAGAGGTGACTCACGATTGGACTGAACAAGAACCCGATCCTAATCAGGTGAGggaaaatcaacttttttgtgaaaattgttattttcttaagaaattgtaTTTGCCAAATTTTGTTGAGATTTCTTATAGTATTTAAGCGCATATAGGGGCTTATTTAGGAAATATGACGAAATGATTATTTTTCCAACTTTCTATCGTCTCTACTGCATTTCGCTTCCGTTTTAATACCCGGATCATCttaaaattgcacttttcttacTTAATTTGGATCATTACATACGACGAGTATTATTTCACTATGATCCTTCCTGTATATATGTGTAGGAGTCGGATTCGTAAGATTAAAAGCAACAAATAAGTCCTTACACTCTCTTAATACTAAAGGCAGAACAAGTTTAATAaccatttttgataaatttcatacATTATgaaaagtttgaaaattagatgtctattttaactaaattaaactaaattagattattgaaatcacaaaaaaaaatattgaaaatgctaTAAATCATGATCCTATTACATTCTGGTCTTTTCTGAGAACTAAATCCATCTCTGGTGGTATGTCATGAGGGTCTAGGGCAGTGTTCGATAAGCAAAATATTGCGAATGCCTTTGAACATTATTTTCAGTCTGTTTTGGAGTTCCATTAACCAGGCCCTGGTTTCATAATCCCCGAAGTAACTTACGATGAAATTTTATCAAGCATTAAAAGTCTGAAAAGTCTAAGAAAGTTACGGGCTCTGACAACATACCATCAGAGAACGCTTGTCCAATTTTCTTATTGTTTCTCTACAATCTCTATTCAATCTCTTAAGTTTCTATTCAATCTCTCTTTcagaaataatataattgatGATCGACTTAGTATATTAAATAGTCTGGGCAAGATTTTTGAAAGGATTTTACATAAGTCAATATTATGGCACCggtctgagaaaatttgacaacTTCAACATAATTTTCTTTCTGGCAAATCCACTGCTATAAGCCTCTAAATTTTTTCTGAACACATATCACATACAATTTTGAATAACCGACACCCTGATGTAATCTATACTGATTGTGCAAGGGCATTCGACAAGGTTGACCATAGCATTTTGATGCAAAAGCTTGAGAGATCAGGCTTCTCTGGTAGATAAAAGAGTAAAAGTTGGTAATACCTTGTGTGACATCGAGAATACTCCAGAGTAGTAACTTGGAAACACTCCTTTTCCTGATTTTTATCAATGTTTTGCCTGCGAGTCTGAGACACTTTCTTGGGGTACttaatgtttgcagatgactttaaattatttagaccCGTAAGTTCGAACAGTGTGGCTTTGCTTCAGGATGACATGCAGTTGGCTTTGAACTGGTTGAAGAATAATAAAATggttgttaataataataataataataataataataataagacgtttattagccaccaatacaaaaaaaaagcataattacagaaggtaatatgattatatacatggaattgaatattagaatattaaacaaagagagcatattaaaaacaataggttatataaagaatttagttaacacaagtaaggcaactaataagccatgcattcagacttccagaaaagaaggaaacaacttcctagattttaaggcttataatagaagaagtgagagaaaaaaaaacaattcttatagacaaactaaaaaaaaacaaataggtaggCATATACTTATGAGGGGAAAAAGCAATAGAGGGAAGAacggaatgaaaaaaaaaatcccccCTCCCCTCCTCCCCCTTTcctatttttgaataataaatgttaatataatattttacgttgcatttagttagttagcatgtgcgtagtattttaataaagaaatgcattcaagaaaaattaagtttgatttaaaagaagaagcttggtttttaatttaaaagttttttcagtgacagtaaaattaattactttgaacttattaatcaaatttggtacgacataagaaaaggatcgcttaaagagttctttgctatggcaaggaattgttaaaagatttttacgtcttatattaagattatgcacatcagtacgataggtaagcttttcaagtaagtaaggcggagtttttgatttaagaattttgtaagaaaaacataaaatatgtaatattcgtctattgtgcatatttagccaacctgctttttttaatttataagaaatatgttgccgtcttcttataccaaatataagtcttaagcaagagttttgaagtttttgaattctacctgagtcggagttatcgagacatggtccataaattgtgtcgcaaaaatttaacggtgatagtactaaagcatcacagagcagttttttgatacttgagcttaaaaaatttctttgacgatatattgtttttaaggcagaatatccattttttagtttaagggtaacatgttctttgaatctaagtttatagtccattactagtccaagattttttgcagagtttttaaaacttattatattgttattaaggtgtacatttaaattatttaaaatattagttcgatgattgtcactacaaaaaagaatagctgCTGATTTAGTGGGGTTAatctttagaagtaatttttgagtttctatatttaaggtatttaaatcctcatttatatattgattagcttggacaacattagtgtgatgaaatgaataaaatagctgggtgtcatctgcatagcaatggtgcttacagtgtaaaatttttttagtaatttgtgaagtataaagagtataaaacaaaGGACCAAGAATGCTACCTTGGGGCACGCCAGAGGTAACATCAGAGGAAAAATCTAAGAGAACCAACACcgtagctttatttttatcaagttccttaaaaatatcatcagtcACTTTAGATAAAGCGGTTGCACAACTATAATTCTTACGAAACCCAGACTGgtatttaggaattaaattatttacatttaaatattgaactatttgatactccataattttttctaatatttttggtaGTATAGGAAGTACAGATATTGAGCGAACATCATTAAATTCaacaggattttttattttgggcaaagGAATAACATTTCTTTCCATTGATCGGGAAAGCAGTTTTGTTCTAAACATAcgtttataatatgagtgagtGGTTTAATTATGGCAGGACAACAAAGCAAAATCAGGGTAATGTTTAATTGATCGACGCCAAATGCTttagatttaatagattttaagtaatttattattatatcttgtgtcaccaaattaaatttaaattcagccaaataatttaacctatgttttttaaaatacccaacaAATTCTTCGTCagggttattattgtttttgttaatattagaaaaagaaaattaagtttatctaCATCTTGCATAAGAGGAGGAAgttgtatatttgatttattagaaatatttagtttattaagttcttaCCATGTTTCTTTGTTATTACATACTCTAAATCTGTGAGCCAGGTATGCCTTTTTTTCCGCCCTAACTAAAGTAGTTGCAATATTTCTGTACtgcttatattttttccaatcctCGCGACTTTTGGTATTTCTAAATTTACATAAAGCCGAGTTGCGAAGTCTTtgtataaatctaatattaggAGTAATCCAGGGGCAATATGGTCTAGTTTTACCCTTTACGTTTTTTATAGGAGCAtgtaagttaattaattctaataaaaattgagtaaaaaaaaactttattatttaaatcagcCATATTGTACATATTATGCCAGGGAATCGATTCAATATCAGACTGAAATAAACAAGTgttgatattttgtaaatttctgtaagtgaaattataaatttgaggCTTAGGTATATCAAAGtttatattgcagtaaattagcaTATAATCCGATATTTCAATATCCATTATTCCACAATTCTCCACCGACTCTAAATTTGAGAAaagtaaatcaattaaagacATAGTGGTGTTGGATATTCTGGTAGGGTCAGTTATAAGCTGTTGCAAACCATATAATTCAGTAATTTCGCTTAATGatacaaaaaatgtatattaaagtcacccaaaAGTAAAATAGACTCATAGTTAACATAAAA is drawn from Anthonomus grandis grandis chromosome 1, icAntGran1.3, whole genome shotgun sequence and contains these coding sequences:
- the LOC126736774 gene encoding uncharacterized protein LOC126736774, which produces MAAGRIRNRGCVPYLDGEGVFVKPITTVEWTKDSCFDPKMSPFQRMYMHHTLASARRYAHFKNFDNLIPKDELDLILTSTFDQSTEIFPEKVDVYFQPETEGIATWRRLRNTRDLTPDREQMASSLGGAQECADTQKIGRGKRKSAIPYRYNFAHKLLIGGITEKKHPSSIKLMNSSHHSPQTNAGYSRQPSDGNFYQY